The genomic DNA TGATATCTAACAAACAGCCGCGTATCCTTTGCATCGATCATACGATATTAATCGCGATGGATCGTGAGAATTGTATGCACCACAGCCCGAATCCCTTTCCTAATATAGTTATAAATTCTAGCGATACACACGAAATCTGTATTTTGCATACAATCAGAAAACGGCGCCTCGGTCTACCGTTCCACTAGAAATATTTCGGCCAAGGTGCAACTGCGCGCTagaacgcgtagaaaacaatttcattaCAGTTTGATCTTGCTaaagaaatacaattttttattctacttttGTCTTCACATTATTTCCAACCTCGAATAAGTTTTGTCTTCATGTTATCTCTCCGATCGACGTGGATCATATGGGATTCTTATTTCGACCGATTCTGGACACGGCGTACAACATTAAACGGTGGCTTCGCGATTACATTATACAGTGTCGCGCTGTAagccgaaaaatgaaattgaaaaaaatcgaagaaaaagtaagaaagagtgagaaaaaacgTACGAAATCTGTAAGCGGAGCTCGCGTTAGCTCTCAATGTTAAATGATGATTTAAAGAAGTCACATATTTAtaacgtaataaaattttacgcaaACGCGCAGACGACCATCGATGAAGAGAGAATCACGAGTCAGAAGGAGAGAGAATGCAATATATTTCTAGATTAACGCAAGTATTTCCAGTTCTGGACCCTAATGGATCTCCTCAAGTATTTGTCGAAAAACACTTTCTCCGTGACGCAATAGCTCCTGGAATGATTCCTTCGCCGCGAATTATCCACCAAGTTATCAATGCAACCGATGAGTATCAGATATTCCGTAAGATCAAGAAGGCACCTGTCAACATGATTATTGGCTGCACACAAGGTCGATTTCGATTATGCAATGCGAGAAAAGAGTGTGTTACCAATTATCCGCGAAAGTAACGATAAAACCGTAAGTATATTacacgaagagaaaaaaaagacagaaaaaaacatgaaacatCCTCACCTTCTTAGAGTTATTGTAAACGATTACAATTAGCTGCGACGGATGCTACGTCTGGACGGTAATTGCAGGGGTTGGCCGTTAACGGATAACGGGTGATCGTGCACCGCGCAGACATTCGAAGAACCTACATTGCGTTCTACGGATACTTGCAGCGTGCAAGTGCAATTATATCGTCGCGATGCAGTTCTAGTTCTTGGTCCAGGTCCGCGTCGAGCATGGCTTGGGTTATAATAAAGCGCGGGGTTCGCATGAGTAGTTAATTATAATTCCTAAGGTACGATCGACTTGATCTCAGGAATGACCTTTGTAACTTTATTGGCTCATCACTCGAGCGTGAAGAGTGGATGCTTGGACGTACCTGTACCAGCAGGCGATGCTGCATCGGCTGGAAAGAAGTGAGAACATTATGCAAATATCGGCTGACTGAGTGCAGTTTTATGGCAGCGCGATCTTGGGGCTGCAGAAGAGTCGCAGAGGAACCGTTACGACTAGGGTTGCTAGCCAAGGCTGCTGTGCATCGGAATTCCATGATACTTTGAACTCTGTTGACTgacctttgaaaaaaaaaaatccaatcgtAAATGTGAAGGTACATGCGTGTGTGATATAAATTGACGTTCGTCGTCGGGCGACATTCCGGGATCGGTAACAAAATCGCagggaatttgaattttacacGTGGTATAACGATGTTATTGCAGGGTCGGTGATACGGCAGCAAGCCACATCCGTTTTAACGTCAAGTTGAATTCGATATGTATGCCTACGGCGAACAAACACAGGGAAACGAAGAAATCCGTGTACATATACGTGCAAATTTAAACTGCCGGGGATCTATGAATATTTGTGAATTAATGGGTGTATACCGGACAAGTcgtaatatttgttttttaccttttttaattctgtcgtttggttttttttcttttttttctttctttttcttattcttacaTTTACTCATCCTCGGATTTGTGTGCGCAGATTAACATGTACAAGTCGAGGCTGATCAAGGGATGAGCTGATTTGACAATACCGCGCTGCCACCTGATtggaggaaacgattaagcgctcCTGAACAACTTGGTATAAATTGACGGGATTCGTATCCAGAAATCAGATTCATCCGAAGTTCGATCCTCTCGGCAGCATCTTCTACTCTGATCATGCAGTTCCTAGTGAGTGATCTATCCCaataattatcgaaatattttcaccgcaTTCTCGCCATTTATATACAGTCCCTTATAATTTTTGGTCAATGTAATATACCTGATAGTCGAAAACGAGAAAGAGTGATAAAAGCATTGCGCGTTATACTTGTGGAAATTTAACCGGAAAAATActggaataaattattaccagAGGAATCATTCGCCGAGCGTAATTATTCTTTAATTTCAGATCGTCGCTTGCGCTCTTTTGGCCGTGGCTTTCGGCCAGAACACTGGACGCTACCAGGGCTACCAGGGATACCAGGGATACCAGGGATACCAGGGATACCAGGGATACCCAGGATACCAGGGATACCAAGGATACCCAGGGTACCAGGGATACCAGGGATACCAGGGATACCGTGGCTACGCCGGTAACCCCGGCTTTCAGCCCGTCCAGCCCGCCAAACCCGTCGAGACCAAAGAGCCAGAAGTAGTCGCAGCCAAGGCCCCAGTCTTCGTCAAGGGAGCCTACGAAAGGTAGGCCAGAATCAAAATTCGAGTCTGCTGACTTGGTCGTCGACAAGAGGACTTTGATTTACTGATTACCGACGGCATGACTTGACCAGCACCGAGTgtctctaacaataagtggtAACTTTCTACCCTGGAATAAACAGTGACCGTAAAAATGTACCATCTTCCCCAGCGGACCGTACGCTCGTATTCTGAACCAGAACCAGGATATCTCTCCGGACGGCAGTTACGCCTACAGCTACGATACTGAAAACGGAATTTCCGTAGCCGAGAATGGAGCTCCCGCCAACGGTCGCAACGGCGCAGTGGAGGTGAGTTACACTCGGTGTAATTGgttgaaaaacatttcatcCCGGAGTAATCGATTCTCTCGGCCGGTTGCCGCCCAGTTTATTCTTCTTCGCTTCGTCTCTTCAATAGCATCTCGAACAGTCGGCTTCGAGAGAATCGCAAGACGCGTTCCTCCCTTTCAGAATTACGATTTCTCATGTGATTCCGCTGCGCACGCCAGTCGTAAGCGAATGATTATTGCCAGTAAATTGTCCTCGGAGGAAATAGGATAAAAGAACCAAACAATACCTGATAAGTAAGGTCACAGTTTTGAGGCCACCGTAGTAAAAATCTCAAGACCCTGCTGTCCAAGGTGTACAGTCAACTGCGGTTTCAGGGTCCAGATCAGCCCCCTTGCATTTTGCAACGGACTTCACGCCTCCTTCTTCAACTTTCTCATCCGTCGATATGAATGTACCTTCGGGTTTGAAGACCGCACTCTACTGCTCGTACCGCTTTTGATACGGAGCGATAGCTCTTCTTCCTCCCAGATGTCAAACGATCATGCGCATTTCCGTTCCAGGTTGTAACCGGCCAGTATGGTTACACCGCCCCCGACGGAACTTCCTTCCAACTCCGATACGTCGCCGACGAAAACGGCTTCCGGCCAGAGGGTGTTCACATCAGCAGCGTAGGTGCAGCTTACCCTGGTTACTCCCGAAAGTACGAGGGTCGCTCCGTTACAGCCCGCGAGGCTAAGCCCGAAGCAGCAGTCGTTCAGGATGCTCCGATAGTCGCTGCCGTACCGAAGCAATAAGAACTAGGATCATCGCCGTATTCGACAACAAGCTGGCCTTAGTTATTACTGATAAATTTCATCCTTGGATCTGCTTGAACTTAGCCTATGGATCACATTTGTTGTAACGTGCAATTTTAATGACCCGTCATGCGAATTGTACGAGTGCAAGATGAATTAATAAAGTTACAAGTATTTAAAACCAACAAACAATTTGCATTCATCGCATTGTTTTACACATAGTGATATGATCCCAAAAAATATCACGTCACCAGCACGATTCTTATGTGGGGATCTATGGActtgggagaaaaatttttttttgctatcgaGTATAGCCactgtggaaaatttttgtaaaattcaggGTATTGTTGCAAAAACGATTTGAATCTGGAAAGAATTgagaatattatacaaatatcgGCTGACTGAGTGCGGTTTTATGGCGGTGCGATCTTGGGGTTGCAGAAGAGTCGCAGAGGAACCGATACGACTAGGGTTGCGTAGCCAAGGCTGCTGTGGTGATCAACCTGTCGTGCACGCCATTGGAATTCCGTGATACTTTGAATTCTGTTGACTGacctttgaaaaataaaaaaatccaatcgTTAATGTGAAGGTACATGCGTGTATGATATAAATTATCGTTCGTCGTCGGGCGACATTCCGTGATCGGCAACAAAATCGCatggaatttgaattttacacGTGGTATAACGATGTTATTGCAGGGTCGGTGATACGGCAGCAAGCGACATCCGTTTTAACGTCAAGTTGAATTCGATATGTATGCCTACGGCGAACAAACacagagaaacgacgaaatCCGTGTACATATACTCGCAAATTTAAACTGCCGGGGATCTATGGATATTTGTGAATTAATAGGTGTATACCGGACAAGTCGTAATAACATTTGTTTTCTaccttttttaattctctcgattggttttttttcttttttttctttctttctattattCTTACATTTACTCATCCTCGGATTTGCGTGCGCAGATTAATATGTACAAGTCGAGGCTGATCAAGGGATGAGCTGATTTAACAATACCGCGCTGCCACCTGATTggagaaaacgattaaacgCTCCTGAACAACTTGGTATAAATTGACGGGATCCACATCCAGAAATCAGATTCGTCCGAAGTTCGATCCTCTCGGCAGCATCTTCTACTCCGATAATGCAGTTCCTAGTGAGTGATCTATCCCaataattatcgaaatatTCTCACCGCATTCTCGCTGTTTATATACAATCCCTTATAATTTTCAgtcaatataatatacataatagtTGAAAACGAGAAAGAGTGATAAAAGCATTGCGCGTTATACTTGTGGAAAGTTAACCGGAAAAATACTGGAGTAAATTATTGCAAGAGGAATCATTCGCCGAGCGTGATTATTCTTTAATTTCAGATCGTCGCTTGCGCTCTTTTGGCCGTGGCTTTCGGCCAGAACACTGGACGCTACCAGGGCTATCAGGGCTACCAGGGCTACCAGGGCTACCAGGGCTACCAGGGATACCAGGGATACCAGGGATATCAGGGATACCGTGGCAACGCCGGTAACCCGGGCTTTCAGCCCGTCCAGCCCGCCAAACCCGTCGAGACCAAAGAGCCAGAAGTAGTCGCAGCCAAGGCCCCAGTCTTCGTCAAGGGAGCCTACGAAAGGTAGGCCAGAATCAAAATTCGAGTCTGCTGACTTGGTCGTCGACAAGAGGACTTTGATTTACTGATTACCGACGGCATGACTTGACCAGCACCGAGTgtctctaacaataagtggtAACTTTCTACCCTGGAATAAACAGTGACCGTAAAAATGTACCATCTTCCCCAGCGGACCGTACGCTCGTATTCTGAACCAGAACCAGGATATCTCTCCGGACGGCAGTTACGCCTACAGCTACGATACTGAAAACGGAATTTCCGTAGCCGAGAATGGAGCTCCCGCCAACGGTCGCAACGGCGCAGTGGAGGTGAGTTACACTCGGTGTAATTGgttgaaaaacatttcatcCCGGAGTAATCGATTCTCTCGGCCGGTTGCCGCCCAGTTTATTCTTCTTCGCTTCGTCTCTTCAATAGCATCTCGAACAGTCGGCTTCGAGAGAATCGCAAGACGCGTTCCTCCCCTCCAGAATTACGATTTCTCATACAATTCCGCTGCGCACGCCAGTCGTAAGCGAATGATTATTGCCAGTAAATTGTCCTCGGAAGAAATAGGATAAAAGTACCAAACAATACCTGATAAGTAAGGTCACAGTTTTGAGGTCACTGTAGTAAAAATCTCAAGATTCTGCTGTCCAAGGTGTACAGTCAACTGCGGTTTCAGGGTCCAGATCAGCCCCCTTGCATTTTGCAACGGACTTCACGCCTCCTTCTTCAACTTTCTCATCCGTCGATATGAATGTACCTTCGGGTTTGAAGACCGCACTCTACTGCTCGTACCGCTTTTGATACGGAGCGATAGCTCTTCTTCCTCCCAGATGTCAAACGATCATGCGCATTTCCGTTCCAGGTTGTAACCGGCCAGTATGGTTACACCGCCCCCGACGGAACTTCCTTCCAACTCCGATACGTCGCCGACGAAAACGGCTTCCGTCCCGAGGGTGTCCACATCAGCAGCGTAGGTGCAGCTTACCCTGGTTACTCCCGACAGTATGAGGGTCGTACAGCCCGCGACGTGATCGGGATTTACGATCTACCAACAGACGTAGAGACTGCTCAGGACCTCGCTGTCGTACCGAAGCAATGAGGACCAGGATCATCGCCGTATTCGACAACAAGCTGGCCTTAGTTATTACTGATAAATTTCATCCTTGGATCTGCTTGAACTTAGCCTATGGATCACATTTGTTGTAACGTGCAATTTTAATGACCCGTCATGCGAATTGTACGAGTGCAAGATGAATTAATAAAGTTACAAGTATTTAAAACCAACAAACAATTTGCATTTATCGCATTGTTTTACACATAGTGATATGATCCCAAAAAATATCCCGCCACCAGCATGATTCTTATGTGGGGATCTATGGActtgggagaaaaaatttttctgctataAATATAGCCACtgtggaaatttttctaaaaattcagGGTATTGTTGCAAAAacggtttgaatatttttggaattacaagaaaatggGATGTAAGCAACTACTTGCAGTAACTGTCGATGctgttacattttttcatcaatacaACATTGATCTGATTGACTATCTTTGTGTAGTTTACTgcttgtttttcattcaaataaggTCTTGacatcaatttattgttgcaCCAACGTGAAATTATCGAAatagttggaaaaaatatggaaCGACCGC from Diprion similis isolate iyDipSimi1 chromosome 2, iyDipSimi1.1, whole genome shotgun sequence includes the following:
- the LOC124416286 gene encoding endocuticle structural glycoprotein SgAbd-1-like, which produces MQFLIVACALLAVAFGQNTGRYQGYQGYQGYQGYQGYQGYQGYQGYQGYRGNAGNPGFQPVQPAKPVETKEPEVVAAKAPVFVKGAYESGPYARILNQNQDISPDGSYAYSYDTENGISVAENGAPANGRNGAVEVVTGQYGYTAPDGTSFQLRYVADENGFRPEGVHISSVGAAYPGYSRQYEGRTARDVIGIYDLPTDVETAQDLAVVPKQ
- the LOC124416285 gene encoding larval cuticle protein LCP-17-like produces the protein MQFLIVACALLAVAFGQNTGRYQGYQGYQGYQGYQGYQGYPGYQGYQGYPGYQGYQGYQGYRGYAGNPGFQPVQPAKPVETKEPEVVAAKAPVFVKGAYESGPYARILNQNQDISPDGSYAYSYDTENGISVAENGAPANGRNGAVELFFLPDVKRSCAFPFQVVTGQYGYTAPDGTSFQLRYVADENGFRPEGVHISSVGAAYPGYSRKYEGRSVTAREAKPEAAVVQDAPIVAAVPKQ